CCGCACAGGATCCTGCTCCTGAGCATGTAGCTACGAACACCCCGCCGAGTACGCGTTGCCAAAGCAGATGTAATCAAACACGTTCAAGCTCCCGTTGCCATCGCAGTCTGCACATGGATCGTGTGAAGCATAATAGTTTCCGAAGCAAATGTAGTCGAAGATATTCAGCGCAGTATTCCGATCACAGTCTGCGTAGCACTGCGGTTCTACAAGCTCTCCTTTGATTATGTATGCGCGGCCTGCTCGATTCCCATTGGAGTTGTTGAGACCGGCAGTGATGAGCAACTCGGGAACTGTGTCGCCGTCAAGATCCCCAAGGCGCACGCAGTCATACCCGAACTGCTCGCCATAGAGCTGGGCGTTGTTGCCTGTCAGCGACGTGATGGTGCGCAATGTCTCACCTGTTTTTCCTGAAAAGATCGCAACCTGCCCGCCCCACACAGCAGACGCTCCCGGCACATACAGATATGCTGTCAGAAAGTCGTCGTGCCCATCACAGTCCATGTCGCCAAGGTATCGCCCACCAAACCCGATTGAGCAGTAGGCTCCCAAACCATTGATCCGATGCAGTTGTGATCCGTCAACACCACTGAATGTGTACGCCACACCTGTCCACGGACCGAGTGCGTTATCGTTGAAATCGCCAATAAAGATGTCACGAACGCCATCATTGTTCAGATCGCCTACGTCATTTGCGAAGAACCGAGCAAAGTCAACTGCTGTCGATGAGGAAGGAGCAATGGAATACTCAAGCGATCCAGTCAGGCCATTGTACACATACGCAACACCACCCTGCGTTGGACCATCACCAGGCGCTCCAATGATGTACTCAGGAACTCCATCGTTTGTGATATCCGCAAGCCCCTGCGATGCGTGGCCAAACAGAGCATCCGTTGTTGTACCTATGTGCTCCCGCCACGGTGTCGTCCAGTCAGACCGCGAATAAACTCGAACAACTCCAGCTAAGGGTGCACCTGTCCCATCACGAGATGCACCAATGACAAGATCGTCTTCCCCATCGCCGTTGATATCGCCGGGCACGGACAATCCCTGGCCGAACCGCGCATTTGGAACCGGCGATGGAATATGAGCTATGACAGAATGATCAGCGCCCGAGAATGCAAACACCTCGCCCGTTGTTGCCGTCCCGAGCACACCCGGTCCGCTGACAACGTAATCAGGAACACCGTCACCATTCAGATCTCCACCTGGCTGAACCCTGAATCCGAATGCACCGTTTGTCACAGTTCCAACGTGCGCTTTGAGCAGAGCACGTGTCGCTCCGTCATAGATATAGACCTTGCCACCGTTCGGCGCACCAGCATCGTGATACGCTGAAGATACAATAAACTCTGTGACCCCGTCTCCGGTGATGTCGCCAATCGGATTGCATGTATACCCAAACTCATCTCCGGGAGCTTCACCATCAGCGTACCACAACACCTCCACATCCTTTTCAAGAAAGATGCCAGGCTGAGCAGACAAACTGCATGATGTTCCTATAACTATGCTGGCTGCACATATGCCTTGCAGCACGTTGAAATTCCCGTGGAGCATTCAGACTCTCCTTTCAAAGACACTTTACTACACATTGTAGTAGATATGCCTGAGACTCTGATTCGTTCCATGGAGATTGCGTAGAAGATAAAAACTGTGTGCAACAAAGATCTCATCAGCCCAAAGAAAAACAGAGCGACACCAACATGTCGCTCCGTCTTGAGTTAAACGAGATCACAACTGCCTTCGGCTACGGACACCCTGCCGCGTACGCATTGCCGAAGCAGATGTAATCAAAGATGTTTAAGACCTGGTTCTGATCGCAGTCAGCCCTGTAGTACGCAGCTCCGTATTCGCTACCAAAGCATATCCAATCGAAAATGTCCAGCCCTCCGTCCTGTGTGCAGTCAGCATAGCACCAAGGCACAATCTGCACTGCGGAAAGCACCCCGTCATGCGTTGCAGAGTTTGCTTTCCAGTCTATCTCAAGCCAACCCCCTTCAACATAGAGCGTCGTACTTACGTAGTTCACACCCCATTGGGATGCACTGCTGCCAGCATTCCATCCTCCGGTATAAGAATAAAAAGCTTTGGACAAGAAGTTTGCACGAAAAGTTATGCTTGTTGGTGCTTCTATGCTTGCTGGACCAAAGCTCATTATGAAGTACCATTGGTCCTCCAGCCCATCAAGACGGATGCGCTCTGGCGACTGACCCGCAGCAAACCCATCATCATGCAGCGCCAGATTATCACCGGTCACCACAGGATCAGTTGCGTGCACAGCAACTGGGGCGGTTGTGCTCAACGGCATCGACAGAAAAACACCCGATGGTGTCCCATCCAAGCCGACCAGTTCGACCGGGGGGTCATTCGCCGAGAATGTATCAACTCCATTCCACTGTCCCTCGACTGAATGGGGAGTGGGAAGATGTGATGCCGACGGCACACCAAAGTGGCTGTTCAGATCAATCTTCAGCGCCTGCCCGAAGGATGCACCTGCGAGCAAAGTAGGCACAAGCGCGCATGACCGCACGTACATATCAGCCTCCTTCTGACGAGTCACGGCATGTTATGGACACCCAGCCGCGTATGCATTACCAAAGCAGATGTAATCAAAGATATTGAACAATCCGTTGCTATCACAGTCTGCTGAAGGGCTCTGAGTTGCATATGCATTACCGAAACAGATGTAGTCAAAGATGTTGAGCACACCGTTCGAATCGCAGTCTGCGTAGCACGCGTCCTCGCATTCATCGGGAATGCCGTTGTTATTCACGTCCTGGCTGTACCCTGACGCGATGTCGCATGTATCGAGCACCTGGTTGTAGTTGCAGTCAATACCGGCGCGCGGGAGGAAATCAAACCCGGATGGATGATGCAGACCAGCATTCTGACCCTGGATGTACGCACGCAGCAGATGCCCCTTCGTTCGTTGATAGATGTACACAGCAGCGTCGGTCAGGTGCAACTCACCACCCGGCGAACCCGCAGACTCGTCCTCGTTGTGACGAGAAACATAGATATTCCCATCGGGTCCAACACGAATCGCCCACGGATTGTCCAGCCATAACCTGTTTGGCTCAAACGTACCGCCGTTGTGCCACTGACCGACGAACGCGCCCGTTGTCGCGTCATACTCAAGCACCTGATCGGTATCAAACGAGCAGACCAGCAAATTGCCCGTGTCGGGGTGGAACAGCATCCCGCGAGGCGTTGACAGCCCGCCGTTGTCGCCGGCTTGCACGAAGTCACGGATGTATGCGCCGGTCTGGCCGTGCAGTTCAATCACACGACCAGCGTTGTTCACATCCTGCGATGTCACAAACACGTTGTTGTTCGGGCCCTTTGCAATGCCGAACGGGAGTTCAAGCGGCGCGTTAGCTGCAGAGAAATCACCGATGTATCCGCCAGAGTTGGCATCGTACATCTTCACTGAGTTCGTGCCGGTACTGGTAACAAGTAGTGTGCCACCATCATGGAACATCATCATGCCGGGATTGCTGAGTCCGCCTGCACCAGCAGTGACAAGATCACGCGCGACACCACCAAACCGGTACAACTGCACAATCCGATCGTCCGCGCTCGTCACATTGACAAGTCCGGACATCTGATCAATAAGCACATCATTTGGAAGCAGCACAACGTTATCCTGTGTCTGTGTTTCCTGTGTGCCCGTGCCGCCCAGATACCGCTTCAGCGTGCCGGATGCGTCATGATGTCCAATCCAGATTGATCCAGCACCATCGAGCTGCGTGAGATCGGGCACAGAGTTATTATCGCAGTCCTCGTACACGTCAAAGAGAATGTTGCGATTCAAGTCGAGCGACATGTCTGTTGCGATATCGTACCAGTCAACGACGCCATTGTTGTTCGCGTCGGGCTGGCACTCATCCGGCACATTGTTGTTGTCAAGATCCACGCTGATCGCCGGGAAGACGGGCACAACCGCGAACGTATCGATGCCGCCCTCGACAACAGACTGTGGATTTGCATCAACAATGGTAAAGCGGACATACGAATCACTGGTTGGAGTCAGACCAGCGCTTGCAAGTTCCTGCGGTGTCACAAAGTGCGCTGTCCAGGCAAGCCCGTTGTTCTGCCCATGCGCGGCGATCTGCACCCACGGCCCGGCAAGCCCGGAATCGCTCATCTCAACCGTGATGATGTCGGGGCCACCATTGTTGCCAAGTTTCTGGAAGTAGTTGTAGAACACACCAAGCCCGCCCGCAGAAAAATCGAGCTGCGGCGACGTGATACGCGTCGCGCCATTATCGACATCTGAGTTTCCGGGCGCGTTGTCTGTCACAAGACACCAGCCGGATCCGTCCGCGTCAGACTCGGGATCGTGCTGCCAGTTCGGGTCGTTCACTGGTATCGCGCGCTCCCAGTCGCCCGACGTTGCACCAAGATTCTCAAGCACCCAACCGGTATCCGTGTTAAATGTATCAAAGAAGACAGGTGTGCCGAAGGATGTAACAAGATCAAGATCGTCAGGAATGCTGTTGCCGTTGCAGTCCGGCTCGCAATCATCGGGAATCCCGTTGGCATTGAGATCCGTTGATGTACCGTTCGCAATGTCCTGCGGGTCGAGGACGCCATTGCCGTTGCAATCCTCGCACTCGTCGCACACACCATTGCCGTTGACATCGAGGCTGGTGCCCACGGTAATATCCATCAGATCATCAATGCCGTTCTGGTTGCAGTCTGTAATAACACATGTGCGCGATGTGATGTAGTCCTCCATGATTGCCTGCGTGAACGCGTGGAAACGGGCATCGTTGTTGCCAGAACCACCCGTGAACGTTTGCGAGCAGTACGCCATGATCGTGCCGCGTGTCGCAGGTGTCGCGCCGTTATCGCATGTGTCAAGCCCATAATCGTGTGTGTGCGCTGTACCACAGTTGTGCCCAAGCTCGTGCGCTGTCACAGTAACATCGCGCTGGAAGATATTCGGAGTTGTGGGATCCACAAACGAGCCGACGATGTACCCGGACCACGAGTAGGAGTTGTTATTGCACAAACCGTTGAGATAGGCAACGCCGCCAGCGGTGAGATTGCGCCGGCCCGTAAAAAACTGTGCAACATCACGATGTACGCCGCCCATGTTTGCGTTCCAGTACTGGCGGAACGGGTCAAGCGGCTCCTGCTCGTTGAACAGATCGTTCGGATCATCCCACAACCGGACATAGGACACGTCGACTCGTGTATTCACGTCACGGATATAGATATCGCTGATCGCTGCGTACGTCTGGAGAACATACGCGCCAGCAGCATTCAGATCATCAAACAGTGAGTAATATTCAAAGTCTGTCTCAACAGCAACCTCAACCTGCCTGAGATCGTGGATGTTCGTACCATCTGTTGTGATGCCGGAAACACGATTTATCGCACGCTTTGCAAGATGATCCGCTTGATGCATCGCTGCTTCCGGATCGGTCACGGTGCCGCACGATGCAATACCGACGCCGCCGGTTTGCCCGCCGGTCGGTGTAAACACTGTCAGCACGCCCATATCACCAAATCCGCCGTCAACAGTCTTGTTCGACACGCCGAAGACGCTGCCTGTCATAATGCCGGCTGATGTGCCAAGATCAATCGTTCCCTGCACCTGGTACGGCGAGATTGTGAGAAACACGTGGGATCCAGGCATGTCCGCAACCCACCCGCGATAACTCTGCACCATGGTCGTATCGAACGCAAAGTCACGATCAGGGCCGCGAACACTCCCTACAACAAATCGTGTCGTCGCAGTGACAGGTGTAAACGGCTCAAGTTGCAGCGTAACGGGTGCATCAACACCAGGAAGTGATACGCCATCGATTACCACGGGCTGACTGTGTCTGTCCGTCAGTTGTTCCCAGAGAATGGGATCAACGCGAAGCTGTGTTGCTGGCACGTCGGGCCCGGCAAGGGCTGAACCTCCAAGTGCGACGACTGCTCCGATGCAGCAGACAATGTGCTTTCCCTTTGTGTGCATAGCGTGATCTCCCAGGTTGCGATACATGTACTTCCTTCTCTTTCTTCCAATGCCATATTCTGGTTACGGGCAGCCCGCTGCAAACGCGTTGCCGAAACAGATGTAATCGAAAATGTTCAATACGCCGTTCCCATCACAATCTGCTTGCAGCGAACCCATGGCATATGCATTGCCAAAGCAGATGTAATCAAAGATGTTCAGCAGGGCGTTGCCATCGCAGTCTGCAATGCATGATGACAGATCCATCACCCATGCGCCTCGTCCCTGTGTGCCGATGACGATGCGCTCTCGTGCAATGTCCATGATGACGTCGATCACCGGCACATGGGGAAGATTCTGCCCGAAACGCACCCACGTCACCCCATCGTCAGTCGAGCGATAGATACCATCGTCTGCGCCTGCGTAGAGTGTCGGAGGCGAGGTGCGAGGATCTATATCCACAACGTTCACCGGCACGTCCGGCAGATTTCCGTCAAGTGTTTCCCACGATTGTCCGTAGTTTGTTGTCCGGCGAACGTGCGCTTGACCGAACACAGCACCCGCGAGATATGCTGTGCCGGGCTCGGTGGGATGAGTTGAGATCTCCCGAGTAACACGGGGCCAGCCGGGGTTGTCTGAGATCACAACAGTCCAGTCAACACCTGCATTTGTTGACACACCGACATTGCCATCGTTTGTCGCCATATACAGCACATCGGGGTTCGATGGCGAGATCGCAAGCGCACGAATCGCGCCAGCGCCCTTTGTCAGATCGCCCGAAATCACCTGCCATCCCGTGCTACCGAATGTTCGCTTGTGGATGCGATGCGTCGCGTAGTAGACCGTGTTCAGGCTCGAAGGATCGATGACATACGGCGGAAGGAAGCAGTTTCGTCCTGAGAGCCCGCCCCCGGCACTGCCGAATGACTGACCACTGTTTGTTGATCGCGAAAGATTACCGGTACCCTGAGCTTCTGCAAACCAGATATTCGGCTGCTGCTGGTCGATCCTTGTCCAGCCTCCGTCACCGCCATTCACTGTTGTCCATGATTGCGAACCGTCGTACCGCGCATTTGTGCCATTGTCCTGAGTGCCGCCTATCACGACGTTCGCATCAAGCGGATGAATAGAAACACCCGCATAGAACTGCACAACACCAAGCCCGTCGTTCACACTCTCCCAGTCATTGCCGAAGTTCAATGAGCGATGCAGTCCGCCATCATCGCCAGCAAGCAGATGTCCATTCGCATCAAAGGCAACTGCGTGGCAGTCCACGTGCGGTGGTGTAATTGTTGCGCTGCCACTCTGTGTCACCCGCTCCATGTCAAGCCCGCCATAGAACGCCATGTTCTCATCGGCTGGGTTCACACCAATGCACGACAGATACCATCCATACGACGACTGGCTTACATCGCCATACGTCGTCCACGTATCGCCGCCGTTGATTGATTTGTATCCACCAAGGTTGAACGCACCACCACCTGTAGAGTTTGATGGTTGCGCAAACAATGCGTACACAACATCAGAGTTTGATGGGGCTGTTGCTACACTGACCCGCCCGACAACGGACGCTGGAAGACCACTCGTCATCTTCTGCCATGATGCGCCAGCATCTATTGAGCGGTATACGCCGTTGCCCGAATCGCCAAAGATGTCGCCGATCCCAGCAAAGACCGTTGTGCTATCCGTACTAATTGCAATATCCGTTGCGATAAGATCTGGAAGTCCATTTGTCAGCCGTGTCCACGTTACACCGGCATCAATGCTTTTGAACACACCAACCGGCCCATCCTTACCGGGGTGCTCCTTTGCTGCCGCGAGTGCCGGAAAGCCGCCAGCGCGCGTGATCGACGCGTACAACACATCTGTGTTGTTCGGATCAATCGCTATCTTGGAGAAGCAGCGCCCAGCAAACGTGGTCTCTGCATGATGTGACCATGTGTCGCCACCGTCGATCGTTTTGAAGACACCAAGCCCGTACCGCGAATGGTTCGCGTAGTTGGCCTCTCCAGTGCCCGCATAGACAATCATGTCATTCGTCGGATCGACTGCAAGAGCACCAGTGGCAGTGGTTGGCATGTGGTCCGTCAGGGGTTGCCACGTCGCGCCTCCGTCTGTCGTGCGCCACACGCCACCGTCAGCACCTGCGACATAGATACGGTCAGCATTTGTCGTGCTTGGCGCAACCGCACTAATCCGACCTGAAGATCCGCCAAACCACGAGATCGGTGCAGGCCCCAGAGACTCCCACTGCTGGGCGTGCGCTGAAACACTAACGACCGTGAGTACAGCAGGCACAACACTGCGCGACCATTGATATGTCATGGGCGCCCTCCCGTCGTGTCCTGACCGGAGTTTGGGAGTCTGGGTTGCGCTTGCCCATGCACAGGCACACCAGGCGCATCAAATGTCAACGAGCCGGTGTACAGAACCGCGTCATACTCTGCAGCTGGCGCGATCACAAGATGCGCGAGTTCCAACGTCCATCGACCGGGCCTGTCCAGAGTCAGGGTTGCAATCCCCTTGTCATCTGTTGGAAGCGTGCACGATGAAAACACGCGCACTCCCGCACCGGCAAATGCGGCGTCCACCGGCGGCACAATCATCACCGGTTCGCTCTTGAGCGCATCTCCTGCAACATAGGTGCGCACCAGCAGGTCGCTCCCCGAACCGAAGACCGTCGGATCGAAGATCGGACGGATCTCAACAATCTGCCCCGCCTTCTGCGTCGCGACAGGCGAGGGCTGGATCTGTGCATCGGCTGGCTCTCGTACAAGTGCGCT
Above is a genomic segment from Phycisphaeraceae bacterium containing:
- a CDS encoding FG-GAP repeat protein, with the protein product MLHGNFNVLQGICAASIVIGTSCSLSAQPGIFLEKDVEVLWYADGEAPGDEFGYTCNPIGDITGDGVTEFIVSSAYHDAGAPNGGKVYIYDGATRALLKAHVGTVTNGAFGFRVQPGGDLNGDGVPDYVVSGPGVLGTATTGEVFAFSGADHSVIAHIPSPVPNARFGQGLSVPGDINGDGEDDLVIGASRDGTGAPLAGVVRVYSRSDWTTPWREHIGTTTDALFGHASQGLADITNDGVPEYIIGAPGDGPTQGGVAYVYNGLTGSLEYSIAPSSSTAVDFARFFANDVGDLNNDGVRDIFIGDFNDNALGPWTGVAYTFSGVDGSQLHRINGLGAYCSIGFGGRYLGDMDCDGHDDFLTAYLYVPGASAVWGGQVAIFSGKTGETLRTITSLTGNNAQLYGEQFGYDCVRLGDLDGDTVPELLITAGLNNSNGNRAGRAYIIKGELVEPQCYADCDRNTALNIFDYICFGNYYASHDPCADCDGNGSLNVFDYICFGNAYSAGCS